The DNA region ACACGTGACATTCTTCTTTTAGAATCTCTCGCTGAGGGTACCAGTCTAAACGAACTTAATCATGCACAAGTCAGGCGCTTTATTGCCAAAATGCATGCACGAGACTTAAGTAGTAAAAGCATTGCGCGTGCGCTCTCTGCGTGGAGAGGGTTTTATGATTATTTAATCCATCACCATGGATTTACACAAAACCCAGTTGTTGGGTTACGTGCGCCCAAAGCCGCTAAAACTTTACCGCAAGCACTATCTGTGGACCAAGCTGTTAAATTTGTTGATATTAAAGGCGACAGTGTTTTAGATATTCGAGATCACGCCATTCTGGAATTGTTTTACTCGTCAGGATTACGCCTTGCCGAACTGGTTAATCTAAACATCAATAGCTTAGACTTTAGCGAGGGGACGATAGAGGTCACCGGCAAAGGTAATAAAACACGCATCATTCCGTTAGGGAGCCATGCCGCAGCATCCATGCAAAAGTGGCTACAATCACGTGCACTGATCACGATAGATGAAAAAGATGCACAAGCAGTATTTATCACCCAACAAGGCCGCCGAATAACACCCCGCGCCGTACAATACAGAGTCAAATCATGGGCGATTAAACAAGGCGTGAACTCTAATATGCACCCGCATCTACTCCGCCATAGCTTCGCCAGTCATGTATTACAATCAAGCCAAGATTTGCGCGCAGTGCAGGAAATGTTAGGTCACGCCAACATTAGCACTACTCAGGTATACACGCATTTAGACTTTCAGCACCTCGCTAAAATCTACGACAACGCCCACCCTAGAGCCAAGAAAAAATAGTCAATTTCGACAATACCCTACTAATTTACAGTGTTATTATGGCAAAATAACGGTTTAGACTATAACTTAAGAACAAGGGACGATCATGGAACATCAACTACCAGCTTTACCATATGCAAAAGATGCGCTAGTACCACATATCTCAGTGGAAACTATCGAATATCACTACGGCAAACATCACCAAACTTACGTGACAAACTTGAACAACCTAATCAAAGGTACCGAGTTTGAAAACTTAAGCCTTGAAGAAATCATCAAAAAATCTTCAGGCGGCATTTACAACAA from Methylotenera sp. L2L1 includes:
- the xerC gene encoding tyrosine recombinase XerC, translating into MLHLDQYIQHLTFERGLSQLTCKNYTRDILLLESLAEGTSLNELNHAQVRRFIAKMHARDLSSKSIARALSAWRGFYDYLIHHHGFTQNPVVGLRAPKAAKTLPQALSVDQAVKFVDIKGDSVLDIRDHAILELFYSSGLRLAELVNLNINSLDFSEGTIEVTGKGNKTRIIPLGSHAAASMQKWLQSRALITIDEKDAQAVFITQQGRRITPRAVQYRVKSWAIKQGVNSNMHPHLLRHSFASHVLQSSQDLRAVQEMLGHANISTTQVYTHLDFQHLAKIYDNAHPRAKKK